CATCTCCATTCAAGAGATCAAGAAACCAAAGGGATCAGAAATTACAGTTACTTGCCTAAAGTCATATTGCTAGCAAATGTCaatcaggattcaaatccaggccttAATTCAAAGGTGATACTGTTTCACTTACATTATGCGATCTTCAAAGCTAGTATTTACACAAACTtcacaaagcactttcacatgGATTTTCTCACTTGACAACAGTTCTGTAAGGCAGGTAATTATTTTTCTCACATTACAAAGAAGCTAAGGTGAAGTGGCCTTCAAGGCTACCCTAACACATGTAACCTTTTTAAAGACTCCCTGAGGCACAAACTGTCATTTCTTCTTTGCTATTTCAGTAAACTTGGTTAGTATTTTCAATTAACAGGACATTTGAATAATTTATCCTTATATTTCTCTATCTTCTAGCAGACTGAGAGTGCTTCCCAGGGACAAGAACCAGGTCTTATTCATCTTTACTTCCATACCTAACAGAGTGCCTGATACCTATTGAACCCTccaaaatgttgaatgaatgaagcatgAATTCAAATGAACAGATAACACACTGAGTTTAGGCTGATGGTGGAACATATAGGTGATATCCAGCAGAAAAGGTCATCAAATAAAGTTTATACATACGTTGGACCCTAAAATGCTGAAATTCATTTCAAGAGAAGTTTCTACCTTGGGCAATATGATCAGTAATACCAGTGGGAGTAGATTCATTCATAGAAGCACTGAATGGAATTGGCTCATAATGAGGAAGCATCTCTTTTTCTACGTTGTCCGGAGCTGGGGATGTCACAAAAGATGAATGACCACTCACATTTGAGTCATATTTTGACTTTTGAGAATAGTGCctataaaagaaaatcatattgTATAAGAAACAGGGGTTACTGTCTACATCTTATTTAAAGAAGTGTGTTAAGGTATGAAATTAGTTATCTTATTTTCTAAAGGAATCATATGCTTTTAACATAGTTATTTAAACCAGTAAGATGAAGTCTGTTTCTTTCTGccacaaaaacattaaaaatatgccCTGACCTACTTTTACAACTTAAAAATTATCACTCCTAATACAAGAGaaaaatgtatatcctattttctAATTACTCTGCTCCAGAGATCACTTTGTGTTTAAagctcttggaaagaaaaagtatttcaGATTAGAAAATGTGTCAATCTCCCACATTAACAGAGAAGTTGCTGCCACAGGTAGCAGTCCAAATAAACACTATTTTACTAAAGCAGATGTAAGTAATACTAGCTCTCATGGAGTTTATGCTGCTTGCCATTTATGACAGGACAATTTATCTACCAAATCCACTTAATTATTTATCTACCTATCCAGACATACAGATTCATTTATCTATGTTTATACAATTTCCCTACAATTTTAAACAATCAGGACTAAAAAGTTGAAACCTGTTAAGAGATGGGACTGaagtttggaaattaaacaaaaaaaatgtcCAAAGTATAGTAACCAAACATGTTTGCCAAATTAAAATCTCTCATTCTGGGACATGCACTCCCAATAGGATGCAACTCTATATTTGAAACAAAAGTAAACCAATCCTgttctacttttaaaaacaaaataccttGAGCTTGCAGCAAAATGGCAAATTTCCAATGATCCTTCAGTTAGGCAATGTTTTATGCCCCAAATTATGGCAATAGATAGTACTAGCTAGTTACAATTtttggctaaaatgaaaaaaccttTAATAAAAATCTGAATCTGGCCTACCCAGTGGGTGAAGATCGTCGTGCCTGTCCTGATCGTAAAGCTTCTCCAAGAGGGGAATTCTCAAGATTCTTGAACTTTTCTTGGCAAGTTTTCACGTAAGAAAGTTTTCCAGCAAAGTATCCCATGATGCAAGCaacttatttgtaaaaataaacaaagtgtaACTCAGTGCGCCTCTTTAGATAAATATCTCTtctaaaagaacattttaaaaaaatgtggctcTAAATATGTCTTTGGTGTGGAAGAACTGAGATTTCCTGAAATAATGGTAAAAGTACCACATTAAATCAGATTTAAAGTTCACAGAATGATTCCGTGGATATAATTCACTTTcacaaaataagttaaaataaagcTGCTATCGGATAAATAAATTCCACTTtactaattaatatattaatatagatAGGAAACATGTGGTAACAGTATAATAGAGTGAGGAATCAAAACTACACAATTCTAGCCTAGTCACAGGGATTTAGGTCATTTCATTTCTTGTAAAATAGGAATCATACTATTTGCCTAGCTAATGTCATAAGACTGTTTTCTAAATCAGGTGCAACAAATCCCTTAAAGTAATGAATTCCAAAATGCTACCTAAATGTGGCTAATGTTGCATCTTATGTCTGTTTCCAATACAAATGAGACACTACCCTGCAAAGATTCATAAAAGGCCTCAGGTACTCTTTTTTAGGGCAATTTATTATCTTTAacaatattataaaatgtaagaaaGCTAtgcttataaatgtaaataaattatgcTTATTTACTAAATGTAAATtaaggagttttttaaaaattaggtttaattttaaaatacactttattaTGATTAATCAGAACAGCTGGACAACTTTCTTTCCTCAGAGATCAAGGGAACttaatttcaaatattgtatctttacaaaataatttattattttaatagtccTATGAcattacaaaaagagaaaaaaaatgcctctTTCAAGTAACTCATGATTTTTAATTCTAATAAAAAAGTGCCCAAGTTGTCCATTTATGAAAAGCTTAAACAAAGTGATTTGTCAAAGCAAATAACCAAATAACTGTTATTAGTAAGATAAGACAAAACACTTGACAAAAGCTAGCTATTTTACTTAGGTAAAAAAGCTAAGAGAACTAGTGTTGTTCATACTTACATATAAGTTTAGGGATGGAACCATATTTCGGATGACTTGAAAGAATTCCTAAAGATAAAATAGTAAACATTTCTGAGTAACATTGTTATATTTACATAAGTAAgatgttttatcttttattaagATAAAAGAATAGGTTTATGCCAAGTTTATGCTAAGAGTACATatgaaaatggcacagaaattATGgtaaaaaatgcaaagaaactacTTCTGCTAGTCATTATTTGGTCTTTTCTAACAGGAGAGTAATAAGTAGTAATAAGTTTAGCAATGCAGTATAAATTAAGATAAATCTATTTCTCAGCAGCTCTGAGCAGCCCAAAGATACAAGAAAATATCAGTACAGACTATCTAAATGCTATCTGACAACACTGGCTCTTTCCATAACACCAAAGAAGTCTAAAGCTCTTTAAAAGAGAATTCAACATCAGgagaaatatgaagaaaactcTAATCTATTACGATAGGTGAATTTAGCGAGGCCACTTGATACGAGgtcaataaataaaacaaaaacagaaaaaacccaCATTATTTCTACATACCAACAGACAAAAaactcaacatttttaaaaagatacaatttATTATAGCACCAAAAAACATCAAAGACCCAGTAATAAATCTAATGAAAAGTATGAAAGATCTTGAAAGCTACAATTTactgagagaaatgaaagctaaataaaaggagaaatgtaCCATGTTCATGAGTTCAAAGATCAAATATTGTAAAGATGGTAATTCTCCATAAATTCacctataaattcaatgcaatcccaattaAAAGCAAAGGAAGTATTCCCCTAAATtgaaaagcttattttaaaaatcatgtggaAACAAAGGATGAAGAAAAACCAAGGCAACACCGAAGAACAATATAACTGAAGAAATGACTACCACCAGATATGAAGATAAACAATAAAGCGGTAGTCATTAAGATGGTATGTTTTAAAGTACAAGAATAGACAAACTGACCAAAACTAGgaaagagtccagaaacagacccacatatACAGTCACTTGATTTATGACAACACTGCACTGTAGTGAACAAAGAACAGTCTTCAAAATATAGTGCTGGGTCAACCACGTATCTGTACGAAGAAAAATGTACCTTGATGCTACCTCATACAATATTCAAAAATGATTCCAGATGACTTGAAAATTTAAGTATGAGAAACACAATAAAACTTATGAAAGAAAGCTTAAGAAATTCTTCACGTCCTTATAATAGACAAAGATCTTAAAGGGACCAAGAAAAGCCCTCATCTTAAGGAAAGATTTGATAAACTGGACTCTATTAGGATCTACAACTAatcagagtgggaaaaaatacCTGCAATACATATACCTGACAGAAGACTCACTTCCAGAACGTAGAGAACTCTAACAAAACTATTAGGAAAAGGCAATCCAATGGAAATAGGGACAACGggcttgaacagacacttcacaaaagaggatATATTTCAAATGGGGTATAAACAAAAAATGTCTTCAActtcattagccatcagggagatctaaattaaaaccacaatgcaaTCAGCATCACTGTCCACTACcacaatggctaaaatttaaaagacacaaaaatagcaagtgttggtgacaATGTGACATAAATAGAACTCTACTAATAAACTGATAGTGGGAGTGTAAATAGATCTAAACAGTTTGGAAAATCCAGCAAAGCTACACATAGACATAATCTATGACACAGCAAAAAGTCTACCAAGAGATATCACATTCATGGCAGAACATCAAAAATgtaacatcaaaaatgaaaactatataATCATCAATGTACAATAGGATGGATAAACTGCTATGACACAGTCACATACTGGAAAACTATATGCAGTGAGAATATATCATTTACCACCACATGCAAAAATGTGGATGAATCCTGTGATGGGCTGGTAAACCAGCTTTTCAAATAGAAAGCCCTGATTTGTAATGTCAGtcgatttctgtggtgtaaacacCTGCACTGTGACCAATTTTGAGCTACCAAGGGTTTAAAACTTGGCTTgccaagttcctgaaattttaacAGTCAGCTCTCTGGAGCTGGTACAAGCCAGTTCCAGCATACCACTAGATGAATCTCAGTGTTGAAAGAAGGTACACAAAAGATCGTATCATGTATACATAAGTGcatgatttaattttatataaagtataaaaacagTCAGAACTGATTTATGCTGTTAGCCTCAGTTCCTTCACTTAGACAGCTGAGGtgatgaggagaaaagggaggatgataataatatctatatttatacaaaAAAGTTGTTCCTTTATTCTGTCACCAAATACCTACAGACCACTTGTAACACACAGGCACTACATGCTAGGAAGGAGGAATGTAACAGTAAACAAGACACTCGTCACCCTCGCAGAGTTTATACTCTGGAGGGTGAATGAAGACAAACAGAACACAGTGTGATGGTTGCTATTCTCCCAATGAAAACCAGGCATAactcagagatattgcaggttcagTTCTAGATCACGGaaataaagcaataaagcaaATCACACAGATTTTCTGGTTTCCCTGTGCAGATAAAATTTATGTCTACACTATACTGTAGTGTATTAAATGTGCAATACTACGATGTCTAAAAAACAAAGTACATACCTTAactaaaaaatactttcttacttaaaaatggtaactatcatctgagccttcagtgagctgtaatctttttgcaatagtaacaagGATCACTAATCACAAATCACCATgacaaatacaatgaaaaaagcttgaaatactgcaagaattaccaaaatgtgatacagagacaATAAAGTGAACAAAtcctgttggaaaaatggtgccagtgAAGACTTGCTCAGTGCAgggttgtcacaaaccttcaatctgttaaaacaaacaaacccacaaTATTTGCAAAgctcaataaaatgaggtataccTGTACTTGGGTGTCTACTACATGCATCATGTCCTTTGTCAGTTGCCAGAGTCCATTTTCTAAAGGAAAGTAGCAAGGGAGGCAAATACACTTGTTGAAGCTAATGTAATACTCTTGGCAACAGACGGCTGCATTAACTGCAATGGGAGTGTAGATGGAGGTAGACAGTCTACAGAGATATTTAAGAGCTGGACTAGAGAATGAATATTTGTTTAACAAAGCAGGTAAGGCATAGAACGGAAGGaaaatgcctcagtttcctggatGGAGAGTGATGTCTTTCAGACATGGGGAATACAAAGGAACTGATTTGTGGAGAAATAAGCTCAGTTTAGAATGTTCGAGGAGCTTGTAGGAGGGCCATCCATGTGGAGATACGCAGATTATGATTCTGGAGCAGATATCTTAGCTAGAGAAAATCATGTGATTTAGAGCAATAAATGGTCACGAAAGCCCATATTATTGCTGGATAGTATATAGACTGAAACTCAAAGTCAAACTGTGAAGAACACCACAAGTGGAGAAAGAGAGCTCACACTAGAATGTAAGCACCAagagttcacagatttttttgtcttttagtatTGCATACCAAAAACAGTGTATAGTGCATATCAGACACTCAAAAAACTTATGAAAAAATGGAGAAGTTGACTGAGATAGGAGAAAAACCAGAAGAATGTGCTGTAATGGAAATCAAGGGAAGAGTAAAATTTTAAGGACTGGTTAAAGTTGTATAATggtcaaaaacaaaaactgtccaTTGAATTTAAGCAACAAAGAGGCTGTGTTGGTAAGTTTTAGCACATGTTAGAATACACGCATAATCTATGACACAGACTGCAGTgggataaaagaaataaaaagttaagtGCTCATTTATGAAGTCTGGTTTCAAACGCAAGACAGCTGGGAGCAGCTGTAAAGGGATATAAgagaagatttttcttttttatgttctcAAGTTAGAacagacctgagcatgtttaaatgttttgatagaaaaggaatgaggatacAGGGAGCAGCTAAGACTAGGAAGAGTATGACACCCTGTAGATGAAAGCATATACAAGATGTTAGGCATTTGGATTAAATGCAGAATGTCTTGATGGATTCTGAATTCCTTTTCTAAAgtctctcccatttttttttttttgagattgacTTTTTAATTAGAATACCTCACCCCAAAAAATAAGACCCCAATACAATTTCAGTAATAACAAAAGCCCTTAATTCTGGTTAATAGTTAAATGAGTGACATATCACTCaatgttcttttctttatttttcactcaaaGCATCAAAGCCTCAGCAGTAAAACAACTCTGACCAAGGTGTAAAGATGACATACTCAACAGAAAATGTTATTCCACAAATTAGGTTAAGTCATTTTCAACAATTTATCCTTTCTAAAAAATGGATTACTAAATTCCACTGAAAGGCTCCAGGCTCAGTCATTATGAACAATTACAGAGAAAGACGTTGAACACTGTTGCTGCTCATGGCATGACTTTTGCTAATGAAATCACAGAAGCACAAATCATCATTAATGACAAGTCAAATAATTAATCACCAAATGGTGACTAGgaatccaagaggatttttgctACAAGAATAATCTGTCTCCTCAGTACTAGGCCCTAATATTTTCAGTAGGATTCACTCTAATTATATCACAACAGTCCTATCAGGGTGTATGTGCAACTAGAAAAAGGGAATTTCTCTGTCTGGTTCAGTTATGTGTATAATTAGTTACATGTAGGAGCGAGGCATTCCCAAGCTAAGCAAAAAAAATAATCCAACAGTGGTGTGATTTCATTGCTGAAGATAAAATGTCTAAGTGAGTAGATGCAATTTGATCCTCTGAATTTTTACTGCTTCTGCCTTAATTCAAGCTGTCCAGTCTCCTACTCTTCTTAAACCCAAAAGCTCCAAAATTTTGCCTTCTTTGAAACCTACTCAAAACGACCATTTCTCCTGGTTCTACCTTACCTATTCAATGGAGTTTCCACTCGAGAAATTCTGCCACTCCAGCCATCTCAGTCTCCTACTGTCCCTCCCAAAAGTCATGCTTATTATTCTGATAACCAAATCCTTCCTTCCTGAGatattcttccttctcttttaatCTAATTCTTGCTCATTTCCAAAATTCccttcttttcagaatttttccttCATTACAGTAGCCCAGCAGAGATCTTTCTTCTGGAAAACCTACAGCTCTTTTAGTCTCTACTATACAACTTAGAAGcttattaaatgtttaattatattCTCTATTTGCTTCAACATTGTGTTCACATTGTTTCCTCACATGAACTACGAGCAGCTCTTAAATTTCATCTGTATAATTCCACTTCCTCCCCCAAATGCCTAGCTCCAATCATTTGTTAaatgactgacagaactaagagaaataaaatgggcAGTACAGTAAGACTCTATAACCTCTCCATTCATAGCTCCCTGTGCCAGTTTTTCCTTAAAAGTAATGTGATTAAAATGTCTATTTCATACTACAGAAACAATCCTAGTCTATAAAAGAATTTAGTTCTAAAAGAAGTCTAAGAGGATGTATGTCTTGACTTGTTTGCATTTTAGAAGTTCCTGTCACAGTAACACACTGTAGTGAGGTTCTTTGGGAAttcttgaaataaaaacaaaattttacataaaaagtCTTCCCACTTCCCTCCAAAACTACTCTTCTCAACTAGTTGTGTTGCTATGCTGTCTAAGTAAGTACTTCATTCTGCTAATGTGAAAAGGCTAAAACTTCCTATCATAGTCACATTTTAGGAGGAGCTAGTTAATTTAAAGAACAGATTTCTAGGATATGTAGCGGCATCCTAAGGTAACCATCCTTTTCTGAACACTTTCTAATTCCAAGAAGACAGTTCACAAAACAAATGTAATGagcatttatttctattgttaATTTAAAGATGTAGAGGCTGACACATTTAATACTTAATCTAAACTCAACTCCACAATCTAAGGCAATAGAATTTGGGACAAGGAAGGATCCCCACTCCATTATTTTAAGATAAATCTGGTTTAGGGAGCTGGGGAACTCCTGACCTTTAAGCCAGTATGTAAGAATCACCTGGAACCACAACTCAAACATTccaattcagtaggtctgggatggggccgtgaatctgcatttctaacaagctcctagCTGATAGTGATGTGGATGGCATACCTATACCAGGTTTGTCTGTCTTCCTGTAAACTACCACTGGCTTTTAGTTACTTTTTTGCTCTTATAGTGTTAAAGTTACTATCGTGTAGGAGGACATCAAATTCTCAAATTTAATATTTGAATCATTGGATCCATGGAGACATAACTCTTCTGATGTTGCAGAAATTTATCAGTGATGTTTAATATGACACATTCCCACATGTGAGTTAGctaaagatgaggaaaataaaatattatgataTCCAAAGTGCTAAACAAATTCAAAGTTTAAAATACTGACCTTTACTAATCAATCCTTGAGTAATCAACATACTTGTTGCAGCCAAAGGTACAGCTATAGGGGGAAAAAGAACTTGTCAACAC
The Camelus bactrianus isolate YW-2024 breed Bactrian camel chromosome 2, ASM4877302v1, whole genome shotgun sequence genome window above contains:
- the OCIAD1 gene encoding OCIA domain-containing protein 1 isoform X1, giving the protein MNGRADYREPNAEVPRPIPHIGADYIPTEEERRVFAECNDESFWFRSVPLAATSMLITQGLISKGILSSHPKYGSIPKLIFACIMGYFAGKLSYVKTCQEKFKNLENSPLGEALRSGQARRSSPTGHYSQKSKYDSNVSGHSSFVTSPAPDNVEKEMLPHYEPIPFSASMNESTPTGITDHIAQGPDPNIEESPKRKNITYEELRNKNRESYEVTLTHKTDPSVRPMQERMPKKEVKVNKYGDTWDE
- the OCIAD1 gene encoding OCIA domain-containing protein 1 isoform X2, whose amino-acid sequence is MNGRADYREPNAEVPRPIPHIGADYIPTEEERRVFAECNDESFWFRSVPLAATSMLITQGLISKGILSSHPKYGSIPKLIFACIMGYFAGKLSYVKTCQEKFKNLENSPLGEALRSGQARRSSPTGHYSQKSKYDSNVSGHSSFVTSPAPDNVEKEMLPHYEPIPFSASMNESTPTGITDHIAQVKVNKYGDTWDE